A region of Myxococcus stipitatus DSM 14675 DNA encodes the following proteins:
- the ahcY gene encoding adenosylhomocysteinase, whose amino-acid sequence MTAVTPHQKQDHAVADLSLASWGRKEIKIAESEMPALMAIRDEYAKQQPLKGARVTGSLHMTIQTAVLVETLQALGAQVRWASCNIFSTQDHAAAALVANGTPVFAHKGETLKEYWDFTHRIFEFGPAGSDHEGPNMILDDGGDATLLMHLGKRAEKDLSVISNPTSEEERELYASIKAKLAEDATWYTRKAAKIMGVTEETTTGVHRLQEMSNKGTLLFRAINVNDSVTKSKFDNLYGCRESLVDGIKRATDVMIAGKIAVVAGYGDVGKGSAQALRALSAQVWVTEIDPICALQAAMEGFRVVTMDYAADKADIFVTATGNKSVITHDHMARMKDQAIVCNIGHFDNEIEVASLEKYKWEEIKPQVDHIIFPDNKRIILLAKGRLVNLGCGTGHPSYVMSSSFANQTIAQIELYSHSDKYQVGKVYVLPKHLDEKVARLQLKKLNAQLTELSEEQASYIGVKKTGPYKQETYRY is encoded by the coding sequence ATGACCGCTGTCACTCCGCACCAGAAGCAGGACCACGCCGTCGCCGACCTCTCGCTCGCCAGCTGGGGACGCAAGGAGATCAAGATCGCCGAGAGCGAGATGCCCGCGCTCATGGCCATCCGCGACGAGTACGCCAAGCAGCAGCCCCTCAAGGGCGCGCGCGTCACCGGCTCGCTGCACATGACCATCCAGACGGCCGTGCTGGTGGAGACCCTCCAGGCGCTCGGCGCCCAGGTGCGTTGGGCGTCGTGCAACATCTTCTCCACCCAGGACCACGCCGCCGCCGCGCTCGTCGCCAACGGCACCCCGGTGTTCGCCCACAAGGGTGAGACGCTCAAGGAGTACTGGGACTTCACCCACCGCATCTTCGAGTTCGGCCCCGCGGGCAGCGACCACGAGGGTCCGAACATGATCCTGGACGACGGTGGCGACGCGACGCTGCTCATGCACCTGGGCAAGCGCGCGGAGAAGGACCTCAGCGTCATCTCCAACCCCACCAGCGAGGAGGAGCGGGAGCTCTACGCGTCCATCAAGGCGAAGCTGGCCGAGGACGCCACCTGGTACACCCGCAAGGCGGCCAAGATCATGGGCGTCACGGAGGAGACGACGACGGGCGTCCACCGTCTCCAGGAGATGTCCAACAAGGGCACGCTGCTCTTCCGCGCCATCAACGTCAACGACAGCGTGACGAAGAGCAAGTTCGACAACCTGTACGGCTGCCGTGAGTCGCTGGTGGACGGCATCAAGCGCGCCACGGACGTGATGATCGCCGGGAAGATCGCCGTCGTCGCGGGCTATGGCGACGTGGGCAAGGGCTCCGCCCAGGCGCTGCGCGCGCTGTCCGCCCAGGTGTGGGTGACGGAGATCGACCCCATCTGCGCGCTCCAGGCCGCGATGGAGGGCTTCCGCGTCGTCACCATGGACTACGCCGCGGACAAGGCCGACATCTTCGTCACCGCCACGGGCAACAAGAGCGTCATCACCCACGACCACATGGCGCGGATGAAGGACCAGGCCATCGTGTGCAACATCGGCCACTTCGACAATGAGATCGAGGTCGCCTCCCTGGAGAAGTACAAGTGGGAGGAGATCAAGCCCCAGGTCGACCACATCATCTTCCCGGACAACAAGCGCATCATCCTGCTCGCCAAGGGCCGGTTGGTGAACCTGGGCTGCGGCACGGGCCACCCCAGCTACGTGATGTCCAGCTCCTTCGCGAACCAGACCATCGCGCAGATCGAGCTGTACTCGCACAGCGACAAGTACCAGGTGGGCAAGGTGTACGTGCTGCCCAAGCACCTGGATGAGAAGGTCGCCCGCCTCCAGCTCAAGAAGCTCAACGCCCAGCTCACCGAGCTGAGCGAGGAGCAGGCCTCGTACATCGGCGTCAAGAAGACCGGTCCGTACAAGCAGGAGACCTACCGCTACTAG